One window from the genome of Chitinivorax sp. PXF-14 encodes:
- a CDS encoding phosphate/phosphite/phosphonate ABC transporter substrate-binding protein translates to MCRFFYLLLLVCIAGCAEAASLHFGVAPYLSARTLVLEYGPMCDFLSQQTTQKLRIGTAGSLRDYLRRVDAGDFDLILTPPHLARFAQQSMGFRPLVGIKSDFYALLLIHRNDPATTLSDIKGRTLNMPDRLSLVVQQVNTFLGGLGIDPERELRLRYHNTDNNAVLEMLRTPNAVAATSRAVYERMSNDITAQLRVLGSTSSTLSLVLMVHPRLDEAVVAALRDAMNRFPYSEPGLAYFNRTSSYIVPVDDAQLAAYDTQLAFVRKELYGGGGR, encoded by the coding sequence ATGTGTCGATTTTTCTACTTGCTGTTGCTGGTCTGTATTGCCGGATGTGCCGAGGCGGCATCGCTGCATTTCGGCGTTGCCCCCTACCTGAGTGCCCGGACCCTGGTACTTGAATATGGGCCGATGTGCGATTTCCTGTCGCAGCAAACGACGCAGAAGCTCAGAATCGGTACGGCTGGCTCGTTGCGCGATTATCTGCGGCGTGTCGACGCCGGCGATTTCGATCTGATCCTGACGCCACCGCACCTGGCCCGTTTCGCGCAGCAGTCGATGGGGTTCCGCCCGCTTGTGGGCATCAAGTCGGATTTCTACGCACTGCTGCTGATACACCGCAACGACCCGGCGACCACGCTGAGCGACATCAAGGGGCGCACCCTCAACATGCCGGATCGGCTGTCGCTCGTCGTGCAGCAGGTCAACACGTTTCTCGGCGGGCTCGGTATCGATCCCGAGCGCGAGCTTCGCCTGCGCTACCACAATACGGACAACAACGCCGTCCTCGAGATGCTGCGCACCCCCAATGCGGTGGCGGCCACCTCGCGTGCCGTTTACGAGCGCATGTCCAATGACATCACCGCGCAGCTGCGTGTGCTGGGCAGCACCTCGAGCACGCTCAGCCTGGTATTGATGGTTCATCCGCGGCTCGATGAAGCGGTCGTTGCGGCGCTGCGTGACGCGATGAACCGTTTTCCCTATAGCGAGCCCGGGCTCGCCTATTTCAACCGGACCTCGTCTTACATCGTGCCGGTCGACGATGCCCAGCTGGCGGCCTACGACACGCAGCTGGCCTTCGTGCGCAAGGAGCTGTACGGAGGAGGCGGCCGGTGA
- a CDS encoding PAS domain S-box protein, translated as MKNPIPFRSLRFKLMFASTVVEVLMLALLLGNSMRLIDTAMVASTESALAQHEPLLNIAIAPYLLEGDYATLQDNLNEIVGSNGIEYVVVRDQDGRVAASAGIANVDALPAPMVSAAEALSVRVMHVERRLGLGGQTLGVLRFGLSTAIMSEARQSLLRQSMVIASIEVALTFILLSMIAYWVTGSLGELIDSTQAIAKGRYDLRVPEIGHDELGMLARNFNDMAEAVEKQMGALHASENEYRTLFEQAAVGIAHITLDGDRWLRVNRTLRQILGYDDASLSHMTLAELCRPEDLENLREARRALLKGELEMREVEWQIRRGDGSLMWSRLTASLQYDERGEPLYFIFVVQDIGQQKQAGLALLRSEERYRRLVESTQVVPWESVSEGRRISYIGPQIQQLLGYPIDRWFEESFLFSVMEMEDSTVAREQFARPNAEFECRLRHRDGRLIWFACLVSRIWSGDSETKLQGFLLDISARKASELELADYRGRLEELVERRTVALEAANKELEAFSYSVSHDLRSPLRTIEGFGQILQEDYAPVLDQTGQDYLQRIRAAASRMGELIEAMLRLARVSRTDIRLVETDLSAIVSRVADELRAREPERRVELKIAPGVRALCDPDMMHIVLQNLLENAWKYSGKIDHAVIEFGVERQEGYDAYFVKDNGAGFDPQFASKLFGVFQRLHKPEDFEGTGVGLATVQRIVHRHGGRIWAEGKPGEGACFHFTLQPVTRLMEASL; from the coding sequence GTGAAAAACCCGATACCGTTCCGCAGCCTGCGCTTCAAGCTGATGTTTGCCTCGACCGTGGTCGAGGTACTGATGCTGGCCCTATTGCTCGGCAACAGCATGCGCCTGATCGACACCGCCATGGTGGCCAGCACCGAAAGTGCGCTCGCGCAGCATGAGCCCTTGCTCAACATCGCGATCGCACCCTACCTGCTCGAAGGCGACTACGCCACCTTGCAGGACAACCTCAATGAAATCGTCGGCAGCAACGGCATCGAGTATGTCGTCGTGCGCGATCAGGATGGCCGGGTTGCCGCCAGCGCGGGCATTGCCAACGTCGACGCGCTGCCGGCGCCCATGGTGAGCGCAGCCGAGGCGCTCAGTGTGCGGGTGATGCACGTCGAGCGCCGGCTTGGCCTGGGCGGGCAGACGCTGGGTGTGCTGCGTTTCGGCCTCTCCACCGCCATCATGTCCGAAGCGCGGCAGTCGCTGCTCAGGCAGAGCATGGTGATCGCCTCGATAGAGGTGGCGCTGACGTTCATCCTGCTCAGCATGATTGCCTACTGGGTGACCGGCAGCCTGGGCGAGCTGATCGACAGCACGCAGGCCATCGCCAAAGGGCGGTATGACCTGCGCGTACCGGAAATCGGCCATGACGAGCTCGGCATGCTGGCGCGCAACTTCAACGACATGGCCGAGGCGGTCGAAAAGCAGATGGGCGCGCTGCATGCGAGCGAAAACGAATACCGCACGCTGTTCGAGCAGGCTGCGGTCGGTATCGCCCATATCACGCTGGACGGCGATCGCTGGCTGCGGGTCAACCGGACGCTGCGTCAGATACTCGGCTACGACGACGCCAGCCTGTCACACATGACACTGGCCGAGCTGTGCCGGCCGGAGGACCTGGAAAACCTGCGCGAGGCTCGCCGCGCGCTGCTGAAAGGCGAGCTGGAGATGCGCGAGGTGGAGTGGCAAATCCGTCGTGGCGACGGCAGCCTGATGTGGTCCCGCCTGACGGCATCGCTGCAGTATGACGAGCGGGGCGAGCCGCTCTACTTCATCTTCGTGGTGCAGGATATCGGCCAGCAGAAGCAGGCCGGGCTTGCCCTGCTGCGCTCGGAGGAGCGCTACCGTCGCCTGGTCGAATCCACCCAGGTGGTGCCCTGGGAGAGCGTATCGGAAGGCCGCCGCATCAGTTACATCGGGCCGCAGATCCAGCAACTGCTCGGTTATCCGATCGACCGCTGGTTCGAGGAGTCATTCCTGTTTTCCGTCATGGAGATGGAGGACAGCACGGTGGCGCGCGAGCAATTCGCCCGCCCCAATGCGGAGTTCGAATGCCGGCTGCGGCACCGCGACGGCCGGCTCATCTGGTTTGCCTGCCTGGTCTCGCGGATCTGGAGCGGCGATAGCGAGACCAAGCTGCAAGGCTTCCTGCTCGACATTTCGGCGCGCAAGGCGAGTGAGCTTGAGCTGGCCGACTATCGTGGCAGGCTCGAAGAGCTCGTGGAGCGTCGCACGGTCGCCCTGGAGGCCGCCAACAAGGAGCTCGAGGCATTCAGCTACTCGGTCTCGCACGATCTGCGTTCGCCTTTGCGCACCATCGAAGGCTTCGGCCAGATATTGCAGGAAGACTATGCGCCGGTACTCGACCAGACTGGCCAGGACTACCTGCAGCGCATCCGCGCGGCCGCATCGCGCATGGGTGAATTGATCGAAGCCATGCTGCGCCTGGCGCGCGTCAGCCGCACCGATATCCGGCTGGTGGAGACCGACCTGTCGGCCATCGTGAGCCGTGTGGCCGACGAGCTGCGCGCGCGCGAACCCGAGCGGCGAGTAGAACTGAAGATCGCGCCGGGCGTCCGCGCGCTGTGCGACCCGGACATGATGCACATCGTGCTGCAGAACCTGCTCGAAAATGCGTGGAAATACAGCGGCAAGATCGATCATGCAGTGATCGAATTCGGTGTCGAGCGCCAGGAAGGCTACGATGCCTATTTCGTCAAAGACAACGGCGCGGGCTTCGACCCGCAGTTCGCCAGCAAGCTGTTCGGGGTGTTCCAGCGCCTGCACAAGCCCGAGGACTTCGAGGGAACCGGCGTTGGCCTTGCCACCGTGCAACGTATCGTACACCGCCACGGCGGCCGTATCTGGGCAGAAGGCAAACCAGGGGAGGGCGCATGTTTCCACTTTACACTGCAACCGGTCACCCGCCTGATGGAGGCTTCGCTGTGA
- a CDS encoding ABC transporter substrate-binding protein: MKARLLSALLLLGLTAPASADIVAAKRWLKREFTPSTYSYDQQLAEMQWFIDAARPYTSLTVRVASEDIPTHRYERDVMSKAFYEITGIKVQHDVIHESKVVDSVLTQMRTGENLYDMYINDTDSIGAHFRYGRTVALSDFMLGEGRDVTLPTLDVHDFIGRTFGTASDGKLYQLPDQQFANLYWFRHDWFSRPDLKKRFRERYGYELGVPINWSAYEDIADFFSNQVKEIDGVRVYGHLDYAASDPSLGWRFSDAWLSLAGTGDKGLPNGRPVDDWGIRVDGCVPIGASVARGGAVNGPPSVYALTTYLDWNRKYGPPEIRKLAFGDIGDYLLKGNVAQMVFLYTVNTAAMTKPGSVLVGRDGNPKWRYAPSPHGAYWEEGMKLGYQDAGAWTMLKSTPLNRRKAAWLYAQFVVAHSTSLRKTIVGLTPIRESDIQSEAMTQLAPRLGGLIEFYRSPARVAWTPTGTNVPDYPRMAPLWWRNIDDAVSGRKTPQQALDKLATDMEQVMGDIAKEGRMQHCIPKLSEPMEPSYWFKQPGSPKPKLDNERTKPETVAYEALLRAWREGRLR; encoded by the coding sequence GTGAAGGCCCGCCTCTTGTCCGCACTGTTGCTGCTCGGCCTGACTGCGCCGGCATCGGCGGACATCGTGGCGGCCAAACGCTGGCTCAAGCGCGAATTCACGCCGAGCACCTACAGTTACGACCAGCAACTGGCCGAGATGCAATGGTTCATCGACGCCGCCCGCCCCTATACCAGTCTCACCGTGCGGGTGGCGTCGGAGGATATTCCGACGCATCGCTACGAGCGCGACGTGATGTCCAAGGCGTTCTACGAGATCACCGGCATCAAGGTGCAACACGACGTCATCCACGAGAGCAAGGTTGTCGATTCGGTGCTGACGCAGATGCGGACGGGCGAAAACCTGTACGACATGTACATCAACGATACCGACTCGATCGGCGCCCACTTCCGTTACGGCAGAACGGTGGCACTGTCCGACTTCATGCTCGGCGAAGGGCGCGATGTCACGCTGCCGACCCTCGATGTGCACGACTTCATCGGGCGCACGTTCGGTACGGCCAGTGACGGCAAGCTTTACCAGCTGCCGGACCAGCAGTTTGCCAACCTCTACTGGTTCCGCCACGACTGGTTCAGCCGGCCCGACCTGAAAAAGCGCTTCAGGGAGCGCTATGGTTACGAGCTTGGCGTGCCGATCAATTGGTCGGCCTACGAGGACATCGCCGACTTCTTCAGCAATCAGGTGAAGGAGATCGACGGCGTCCGCGTCTATGGTCACCTGGATTATGCGGCGAGCGACCCCTCGCTGGGGTGGCGCTTCTCCGACGCCTGGCTGTCGCTGGCGGGAACGGGCGACAAGGGCCTGCCAAATGGCCGCCCGGTGGATGACTGGGGGATTCGTGTCGATGGCTGCGTGCCGATCGGAGCATCGGTCGCGCGGGGCGGGGCCGTCAATGGCCCGCCATCGGTGTATGCCCTGACCACCTACCTCGACTGGAACCGCAAGTACGGCCCGCCGGAAATCCGCAAGCTGGCATTTGGCGACATTGGCGACTACCTGTTGAAAGGCAATGTCGCCCAGATGGTGTTCCTTTACACGGTGAATACCGCGGCGATGACCAAACCGGGGTCGGTGCTGGTCGGGCGCGACGGCAACCCCAAGTGGCGCTATGCGCCAAGCCCGCACGGTGCCTATTGGGAGGAGGGTATGAAGCTCGGCTACCAGGATGCGGGCGCCTGGACCATGCTCAAATCGACGCCATTGAACCGGCGCAAGGCCGCGTGGCTGTATGCGCAGTTCGTGGTGGCGCATTCGACCTCGCTGAGGAAGACGATCGTCGGGCTGACACCGATCCGCGAGTCGGATATCCAGTCCGAGGCAATGACCCAGCTCGCGCCCAGGCTGGGCGGGCTGATCGAGTTCTATCGCAGCCCGGCGCGCGTGGCCTGGACGCCAACCGGCACCAATGTACCCGATTATCCGCGTATGGCGCCGCTGTGGTGGCGCAATATCGACGACGCCGTCAGCGGGCGCAAAACGCCGCAGCAGGCGCTCGACAAGCTGGCCACCGACATGGAACAGGTGATGGGCGATATTGCCAAGGAAGGGCGGATGCAACATTGCATCCCCAAGCTGTCGGAACCGATGGAGCCGTCATACTGGTTCAAACAGCCCGGCTCACCCAAACCCAAGCTCGACAATGAACGCACGAAGCCGGAGACGGTCGCCTACGAAGCCCTGCTGCGTGCATGGCGAGAAGGGCGGTTGCGCTAG
- a CDS encoding PAS domain S-box protein translates to MTILSDTLDASPLPKRKASMLKLLAVLASIIVTGYVSGEWGGLPWAVVCTLAFAGAAAVLWWALQGQPVQAAATEISWHGMVGRASAAALLVDQSLHIVQANGAAAVIFRLPSEEGAVGRALSDFLVDDVIDAAQVEASGPLCVPNVRVKCGDGSERWTALNAMPAQGGLLLLQLHDTTEQHQRLIGLEDSEQRYRLIAEHANDIISSHSLDGRIEFVSAACSRILGYSQEEMIGINPLDLVHPDDRLVMIRKHAEAITGGDGKSAQCRVRRKDGAYIWVELYGRLMPGEQGNSRGFVAVTRDITLRHAAEAAQRESERFRALFELARDELLLIDSAGRIVDVNRNTCERLGKSRGWLIGTPLAQLLTTAEADFSLTGLQDIYLRISRGEQVLVVAQQMGAEGEPIDVEALFSVIRQEGRNLMLVAVRDVSQRRRMERELIESLGALRLLHNRLFGIIEGTSDLIAALDGECRLIAFNSAFKQAFERKFGTPIQLGISLLELLVDRPEDMARALTNWYRALSGGVFKDTQVWEGTSSNVEYYEVSYCPLRDEVGGVCGAAYIGRNVTQRMVAEDELKSALDQLETARSDTERANIQLKQANTELLRQANQDGMTGIANRRYFDEYLALEWRRASRQGESIALIFADVDFFKLYNDHYGHQAGDDCLRKVAAALASQLHRPADLLARYGGEEFVILLPNTSLAGAIFIAESMLKAVAAIALPHARSTVAEHVTLSLGVAATAPTEAMAEGYLLYGADQALYAAKKGGRNKVHGSPI, encoded by the coding sequence ATGACGATACTCTCCGATACTCTTGATGCTAGCCCCCTGCCGAAGCGCAAGGCAAGCATGCTGAAGCTGCTGGCTGTGCTGGCGTCAATAATCGTGACAGGTTATGTGTCCGGCGAATGGGGCGGATTGCCCTGGGCTGTCGTGTGTACCTTGGCTTTCGCAGGCGCTGCCGCGGTGCTGTGGTGGGCGCTGCAGGGACAGCCCGTGCAGGCAGCGGCGACGGAAATATCGTGGCATGGCATGGTCGGCCGCGCCTCTGCCGCAGCCTTGCTGGTGGACCAGTCCTTGCATATTGTCCAGGCAAACGGGGCGGCTGCCGTCATCTTCCGCCTGCCTAGCGAGGAGGGAGCCGTCGGGCGAGCATTGTCTGATTTCCTGGTGGACGACGTCATCGATGCCGCTCAGGTCGAGGCAAGCGGGCCGCTGTGCGTGCCCAATGTCCGGGTCAAGTGCGGTGACGGGTCGGAACGCTGGACGGCACTCAACGCCATGCCCGCTCAAGGCGGGCTCCTGCTGCTGCAACTGCACGATACCACCGAGCAGCATCAACGCCTGATCGGGCTGGAAGACAGCGAGCAACGCTATCGCCTGATCGCCGAACATGCCAACGATATCATCTCGTCTCACAGCCTCGATGGGCGAATCGAGTTCGTTTCCGCCGCGTGCAGCCGGATACTGGGCTATTCGCAGGAAGAAATGATCGGCATCAATCCGCTTGATCTCGTCCACCCGGATGATCGTCTCGTGATGATACGCAAGCACGCCGAGGCGATTACCGGCGGCGACGGCAAGTCGGCCCAATGCCGTGTCAGGCGCAAGGATGGTGCCTATATCTGGGTCGAGCTCTATGGCCGGCTGATGCCCGGCGAGCAGGGCAACTCACGCGGCTTCGTGGCGGTGACGCGCGACATCACCTTGCGTCACGCGGCCGAAGCCGCACAACGCGAGTCCGAGCGCTTTCGCGCATTGTTCGAGCTGGCGCGCGATGAATTGCTGCTGATCGACAGCGCCGGGCGCATTGTCGACGTCAATCGCAATACCTGTGAACGGCTGGGCAAGAGCCGCGGCTGGCTGATCGGCACGCCGCTGGCGCAGCTGTTGACGACAGCGGAGGCTGATTTCTCCCTGACCGGCCTGCAGGACATCTATCTGCGCATCAGCCGTGGCGAGCAGGTGCTGGTCGTGGCACAGCAGATGGGGGCGGAAGGCGAGCCGATCGACGTCGAAGCGCTGTTCAGCGTGATCCGCCAGGAAGGGCGCAACCTGATGCTGGTTGCGGTGCGCGATGTGTCGCAGCGCAGGCGTATGGAGCGCGAGCTAATCGAGTCGCTCGGCGCCTTGCGGCTGTTGCACAACAGGCTGTTCGGCATCATCGAAGGCACAAGCGACCTGATCGCCGCACTCGATGGCGAGTGCCGCTTGATTGCATTCAATTCTGCGTTCAAACAGGCGTTCGAGCGCAAGTTCGGCACGCCGATCCAGCTCGGCATCAGCCTGCTCGAGCTGCTGGTCGACCGTCCGGAAGACATGGCGCGCGCGCTGACCAACTGGTATCGCGCCCTGTCTGGCGGCGTATTCAAGGATACCCAGGTATGGGAAGGGACCAGCAGCAACGTCGAGTACTACGAAGTCAGCTATTGCCCCCTGCGCGATGAGGTTGGGGGCGTCTGCGGTGCCGCCTACATCGGCCGCAACGTGACGCAGCGCATGGTGGCTGAGGATGAGCTCAAGTCTGCGCTGGATCAGCTGGAGACGGCGCGCAGTGACACCGAGCGGGCCAATATCCAGCTCAAGCAGGCAAACACCGAATTGCTGCGCCAAGCCAACCAGGACGGCATGACCGGCATCGCCAATCGCCGTTACTTCGACGAATACCTGGCGCTCGAATGGCGGCGCGCGTCGCGCCAGGGCGAATCGATCGCGCTGATTTTTGCGGACGTCGATTTCTTCAAGCTCTACAACGACCACTACGGCCATCAGGCAGGCGACGATTGCCTGCGCAAGGTTGCCGCCGCGCTGGCCAGCCAGCTGCACCGCCCGGCCGATCTGCTGGCGCGCTACGGCGGGGAGGAGTTCGTCATCCTGCTGCCCAACACCTCGCTGGCGGGGGCGATCTTCATCGCCGAGAGCATGCTCAAGGCCGTTGCCGCGATCGCCTTGCCGCACGCGCGTTCGACCGTGGCCGAGCATGTGACGCTGAGCCTCGGCGTGGCCGCGACGGCACCAACCGAGGCGATGGCCGAGGGTTACCTGTTGTATGGGGCCGATCAGGCGCTCTATGCGGCAAAAAAGGGCGGGCGTAACAAGGTTCACGGTAGCCCGATCTAG
- a CDS encoding 3-(methylthio)propionyl-CoA ligase: MLTGLMMHAPLQISALIQHAERWHGDTEIVSRRTEGDIHRYTWRDAHRRTRLLANALKRLGCQAGDRIGTLAWNGYRHLEIYFATSGSELVCHTINPRLFPEQIAYIVNHAQDQYLFFDITFLPLLEALAPQLGGVKAFVAMTDRDHLPDSSLPRLLCYETLLEAEDDQFEWPSFDENTASSLCYTSGTTGNPKGVLYSHRSTLLHSLAIALPDALDLSARDCVLPVVPMFHVNAWGIPYAAPMTGCKLVFPGPKLDGASLTELFEQEGVTVTAGVPTVWLALLQHWKQTDYRPSTLNRVVIGGAAPPESMVRSFVQDYGCHVLHAWGMSEMSPVGTVYAPKFKHKDATQEQLLPLQLKQGRPVFGVDMRIIDANNTPLPHDGVAFGDLQVRGPWICSQYYERERGAEHSDDGWFSTGDVATIDSDGYMQITDRSKDVIKSGGEWISSIALENIMMSHPAVAEAAAIGIRHPKWDERPILVIVRKNGQSLSREEALAWFEGKIAKWWMPNDIVFLDELPHTATGKVQKLKLRERFHDYVLPDA, translated from the coding sequence ATGCTCACAGGCCTGATGATGCACGCCCCCCTGCAAATCTCGGCACTCATCCAGCATGCCGAGCGCTGGCACGGCGACACCGAGATTGTCAGCCGACGCACGGAGGGGGACATCCATCGCTATACCTGGCGCGATGCCCACCGTCGCACCCGCCTGCTGGCCAATGCACTGAAGCGGCTCGGCTGCCAGGCTGGCGACCGCATCGGCACACTGGCCTGGAATGGCTACCGCCACCTGGAAATCTACTTCGCCACCTCGGGTAGCGAGCTCGTCTGCCACACCATCAATCCACGGCTGTTTCCGGAGCAGATTGCCTATATCGTCAATCATGCACAGGATCAGTATCTGTTCTTCGACATCACCTTCCTGCCATTGCTCGAAGCCCTGGCCCCGCAGCTTGGCGGGGTCAAGGCCTTCGTTGCCATGACCGATCGCGACCATCTGCCCGACAGCTCGCTGCCCAGGCTGCTGTGTTATGAAACGTTGCTGGAAGCAGAGGACGATCAGTTCGAGTGGCCAAGTTTCGACGAAAATACGGCATCATCGCTGTGCTACACGTCTGGCACCACCGGCAACCCCAAGGGCGTGCTGTACAGCCACCGTTCGACACTGCTGCACTCGCTGGCCATCGCCCTGCCCGACGCGCTGGACCTGTCGGCGCGCGATTGCGTGCTGCCGGTTGTGCCGATGTTCCACGTCAATGCCTGGGGCATCCCCTATGCCGCGCCGATGACCGGCTGCAAGCTGGTCTTCCCGGGGCCAAAACTCGACGGCGCCAGCCTCACCGAGCTGTTCGAGCAGGAAGGCGTCACCGTCACCGCCGGGGTGCCGACCGTATGGCTAGCCCTGCTGCAGCACTGGAAGCAAACCGATTATCGGCCAAGCACGCTGAACCGCGTCGTGATCGGCGGTGCGGCCCCCCCTGAATCGATGGTTCGCAGCTTTGTTCAAGACTACGGCTGCCATGTCCTGCATGCCTGGGGGATGAGCGAGATGAGCCCTGTCGGCACCGTCTATGCGCCCAAATTCAAGCACAAGGATGCCACGCAGGAACAGTTGCTCCCCTTGCAGCTGAAGCAGGGCAGGCCGGTGTTTGGCGTGGACATGCGGATTATTGATGCGAACAACACGCCGCTGCCCCACGACGGGGTTGCCTTTGGCGACCTGCAGGTTCGCGGCCCCTGGATCTGCAGCCAGTATTACGAACGCGAGCGGGGTGCTGAGCATAGCGACGATGGCTGGTTCTCGACCGGCGACGTCGCCACCATCGATAGCGACGGCTACATGCAGATCACCGACCGCTCGAAGGACGTGATCAAATCGGGTGGCGAGTGGATCAGCTCGATCGCGCTGGAAAACATCATGATGTCCCACCCGGCGGTCGCCGAGGCGGCGGCGATTGGCATACGCCACCCGAAATGGGATGAACGGCCGATTCTCGTCATCGTCCGCAAGAACGGCCAAAGCCTGAGCCGGGAAGAGGCCCTGGCATGGTTTGAAGGCAAGATTGCCAAGTGGTGGATGCCGAACGACATCGTGTTCCTCGATGAACTCCCCCACACGGCCACGGGCAAGGTACAGAAGCTCAAGCTGCGGGAGCGCTTTCACGATTACGTGCTGCCCGATGCCTGA